A stretch of Pseudoprevotella muciniphila DNA encodes these proteins:
- the sov gene encoding T9SS outer membrane translocon Sov/SprA, which yields MFQIFADSTASHSEIAREDSLITPVKKSTVTDMTSPNTYSGDLKDPENLSSKVYYDEKSGTYKLGTKLGANESFLEAPFIMTPDEYNKWIMNRSIRRWYIDKNREEFEAKGKEKFDFTDMQFNIGAADKIFGKGGVRIKTNGSAELKIGANTRFVDNPSLSERNRKVFGFDFDENINVSLNAKVGDKVNMDFNYNSKTTFNFDTQNIKLHYDGKEDEIIKKIEAGNISMPTNSTLIRGASSLFGIRTDLQFGRLKLQTVLSQKKSSSKSVSSQGGNQLSSYEINVAEYDDNRHFFLAHFFRDNYDANMSQLPNIMSGVNINRVEIWVTNNTGTTTDTRDIIALTDIGEQSHISNTKWSAVGSTNPANSSNDLYATLSSNYAEARDITQATGILDGIGMIGGTDYEKVGSARKLNTSEYSLNRALGYVSLKSTLQADQVLAVAFEYTYLGTTYQVGEFSTDISDNSKALFVKSLKNTACTPYQGNWDLMMKNVYSLGATSVKKEKFKMDIKFLSDTSGVFLSYLPEPNLKDKKILQLLGLDRLDNNNKRNPNSYFDFVEGYTIDASSGRVYFPVVEPFGSYLRSVIGNDAIADKYVFQELYDSTKTIAKQIAEKNKFEITGEFKATKTNEIILGSTHIPQGSVVVTAGGQTLIEGTDYTVDYFGGIVHIQNQSILDAGTPISVSLESNSEYGMQRKTMFGLNWQYDFSKNFQIGGTFLHLSEKPQTTKVSMGGEPLNNTIWGLNMSWKKESQWLTNMLDKLPLLNLTQPSSINFTAEFAQLIAGNNSSSQGNASYLDDFENANTDIDISDPHEWIISSAPSMFTESTYNNDVRYGYNRALLSWYYIDPLFTRRSSSLTPGYIKNDLAQLSDPYVREVYINELFPNRQIQQKESATLNVLNLSYYPNERGPYNLDPDLNSQGRLNNPEKRWGGMMRKLETTDFERSNIEFIEFWMMDPFVKAKETGQDLSGDLYFNLGEISEDILKDGKKSYESGLPTNDNDQQFSTTAWGKVSTKSTVTYAFNTSSGSRNRQDVGLNGLSSIEEQTYGAYADYLSQVKGKVSAEVYDSIFASPSNDRYHYFRGSDYDNLRLGILDRYKYINGTNGNSPDSDNSPESYSTAYKTTPDCEDINQDYTLNEYEKYFQYHVKIDPSSMQVGQNYIVDSRTTSPKTRDGNTKEVTWYLFRIPVDQYDSKQGNINDFSSIRFMRMFLTNFKEPVVLRFATFNLVHGEWRNYEQALYNGETPSTSGTLAASSVGFEENADKTPVNYVIPPGITRVVTPGQSQILENDEQSLSLVVENLATGDARAVYKNTYLDLRNYKHVQMFAHANALAGDPNLQDGEISIFLRLGTDFKNNFYEYEVPLKVTPEGKYTQGTKGATIVWPEENMIDIDFELLTDIKKKRNLQKSLGMASYGSLYSEYDPNKPANKVSVMGNPSIGDVRVIMIGVRNNSRSTKSAEVWANELRLQNYSNHGGWAARANLNLQLSDFATINLSGHHETEGFGGLEETVNQRRNDNLTEFSMTTNVQLGKLLPEKAKLNAPLYYSYSKSKSSPRYNPLDTDMEMEDALDGLASKHEKDSLRNITDRVVTNKNFSLTGLRFNIATKNHPMPYDPANFTFGFATSRRYTTGETTVWELDQDWKYSFAYAWSPVYKTFEPFKKLKSKSKWFTILKELGFNYLPQSITFNSDITRSYYEFQERDIENLDNKSLPLSWSSDFFWNRNFAIRWDFTKNLHASFTSATDAEIQQPYTAVNKDLFPDRYSAWKDSVWHSIQHMGTPLTYQQAFEASYKLPINKIPIFDWITSDVSYTANYNWTRGSDLDDGTSLGNTIANSRNINVNGRLNFETLYNHVPFLKEANQKFNGQGKRSPTKKPTPKPKAKTDKKDEKNDDKDGKDGKTTVKGGSRPNPNRFEKEVQLLADTTITISHNKKSKKIRVNAITEDGKRYPVKYKIKDNNSIVLKTSSKDSVKIKLTVTATPPRNKNTKAYNFALGAARFAMMLRNVSVSYKNTFNMSIPGFLPNVGDIFGQRSNGGMLAPGLDFGFGFVDDKYIEKAADRGWLMRSDSIITPAATSFTEDLQIRATLEPIPNLKIDLSATRNINRSKSIQYMYEGMPTTQTGSFTMTTISLNSAFASMGNADNNYSNKTFNKFVASLPRYQSRVEGQYAHAIYPENSSFAGQEFNPENGTVSPYSGDVMIPAFLNAYTMSGSSLEFFPALKKLLPNWSITYSGLSKLNAFKRVFKSFNLNHSYKSIYSVGSYSTYTSFQQFMNGLGFVNDVTSGTPIPSSMFDISTVSLNETFSPLFGVDMTFLNNLTAKVEWRHTRVVNLSMTSQQITETMSNDFVIGFGYKVQGLKLFQPKRTVRTKRTNGKKTDDEENNKSRTTNSRNSRNSWSSDLNLKLDISLRNQSAIQRNIQTILSQATSGNQAVQISFSAEYALSRYLSLTAYYDRNMNKPLLTSSSYPITTQDFGVSLKFSLSR from the coding sequence ATTTTCCAAATTTTCGCTGACTCTACAGCATCTCATTCTGAAATTGCCCGCGAGGACTCTCTCATTACCCCTGTAAAGAAATCAACCGTAACAGACATGACATCGCCAAACACCTACTCCGGCGACCTCAAAGATCCTGAGAATCTTAGTTCAAAAGTTTATTACGATGAAAAAAGTGGCACATACAAGTTAGGTACTAAGTTAGGTGCCAACGAGAGTTTTCTTGAAGCACCATTCATCATGACTCCCGATGAATACAACAAGTGGATAATGAACCGCAGCATCCGTCGCTGGTATATCGACAAGAATCGTGAAGAATTTGAAGCAAAGGGCAAAGAGAAGTTCGATTTCACAGACATGCAGTTCAACATTGGCGCTGCTGACAAAATTTTCGGTAAGGGCGGAGTTCGTATCAAAACAAACGGAAGTGCAGAACTGAAAATCGGTGCTAACACCCGTTTTGTAGATAATCCTTCCCTTTCAGAGAGAAATCGCAAAGTTTTTGGATTCGATTTTGATGAGAACATCAATGTATCATTGAACGCGAAGGTTGGCGACAAAGTCAACATGGACTTCAACTACAACTCAAAAACCACATTCAATTTCGACACACAGAACATCAAATTGCATTACGACGGCAAGGAGGATGAGATTATAAAAAAGATTGAAGCAGGCAACATCAGTATGCCTACAAACAGCACACTCATACGTGGTGCGTCATCGCTTTTTGGTATTCGTACAGACCTTCAGTTTGGGAGGTTAAAACTTCAGACGGTATTAAGCCAGAAGAAATCATCATCAAAAAGTGTAAGTAGCCAGGGTGGCAACCAATTATCAAGTTATGAAATAAATGTGGCGGAATACGACGATAACCGACACTTCTTCCTTGCTCACTTTTTCCGCGATAATTATGATGCCAACATGAGTCAGTTGCCGAACATTATGAGTGGTGTCAACATAAATCGCGTTGAAATTTGGGTAACCAACAACACCGGAACAACCACCGACACACGCGACATCATCGCTCTTACGGATATTGGTGAACAAAGCCATATCAGCAACACAAAATGGTCAGCCGTTGGTTCAACAAATCCAGCGAACTCGTCAAACGACCTTTATGCCACTCTTTCCAGCAACTATGCAGAAGCACGAGACATTACACAAGCAACAGGCATTTTAGATGGTATTGGCATGATAGGCGGTACGGACTATGAAAAAGTTGGTTCTGCCAGAAAACTCAATACGTCCGAATACTCTCTTAACCGTGCGCTTGGTTATGTGTCATTAAAATCCACACTTCAGGCAGACCAGGTTCTTGCCGTTGCATTTGAATACACCTATCTCGGCACCACATACCAAGTTGGTGAGTTTTCCACAGATATTTCTGACAACTCGAAAGCACTTTTCGTAAAGAGTCTGAAGAATACAGCCTGCACTCCCTATCAGGGTAACTGGGACCTGATGATGAAGAATGTATATTCACTCGGTGCCACGAGTGTAAAGAAAGAAAAGTTCAAGATGGACATCAAGTTCCTTAGTGATACAAGCGGTGTTTTCCTAAGTTATCTCCCAGAGCCAAATCTCAAGGACAAAAAGATACTCCAACTTCTCGGTCTCGACCGTCTGGACAATAATAACAAACGTAATCCTAACAGTTATTTTGACTTTGTTGAGGGTTATACGATTGATGCCTCAAGCGGCAGGGTTTATTTTCCTGTAGTAGAGCCATTTGGTTCCTACCTTCGCAGTGTTATAGGCAATGACGCCATTGCAGACAAATATGTATTTCAGGAATTGTATGATTCGACAAAGACTATTGCAAAGCAAATTGCCGAAAAGAATAAGTTTGAGATTACTGGCGAGTTCAAGGCCACAAAGACAAATGAGATAATCCTCGGATCCACTCATATTCCTCAAGGTTCAGTGGTAGTTACTGCAGGCGGACAGACTCTTATTGAAGGAACCGACTATACGGTGGATTATTTTGGTGGTATAGTACACATTCAGAACCAAAGCATTCTTGATGCCGGCACTCCAATAAGTGTCAGTCTTGAGAGCAACAGCGAATACGGCATGCAACGCAAGACGATGTTTGGACTGAATTGGCAATACGACTTCTCCAAGAATTTCCAAATTGGCGGAACTTTCCTACATCTTAGTGAGAAACCTCAAACAACAAAAGTCTCCATGGGTGGCGAGCCCCTTAACAACACGATATGGGGCCTTAACATGTCATGGAAGAAAGAGAGTCAATGGCTGACAAACATGTTAGACAAGTTACCATTGCTTAACCTTACACAGCCTTCGAGCATAAATTTCACCGCTGAGTTTGCTCAACTCATTGCAGGTAACAATTCTTCCTCGCAAGGAAATGCGTCATATCTTGACGACTTTGAGAATGCAAATACCGACATAGACATCAGCGACCCGCATGAATGGATTATCTCGAGTGCGCCATCAATGTTCACGGAAAGCACATACAACAATGATGTCCGATACGGCTACAACCGTGCTTTGCTTTCATGGTATTACATCGACCCGCTGTTTACTCGACGAAGCAGTTCGCTTACTCCAGGATACATCAAGAACGACCTTGCGCAGTTGAGTGACCCTTATGTCAGAGAAGTTTACATCAACGAGTTGTTCCCAAATCGCCAAATTCAACAGAAAGAGAGTGCTACACTGAACGTACTCAACCTCTCTTACTATCCTAACGAGCGCGGCCCATACAACCTTGACCCCGACCTGAATTCACAAGGCAGACTTAATAATCCCGAAAAACGTTGGGGCGGTATGATGCGCAAACTTGAGACGACTGACTTTGAAAGATCCAACATTGAATTCATAGAATTTTGGATGATGGATCCATTTGTCAAGGCAAAAGAAACCGGGCAAGACCTGAGTGGAGACTTATACTTCAATCTTGGTGAAATCAGCGAGGACATTCTCAAGGACGGCAAGAAATCATACGAAAGCGGTTTGCCTACCAACGATAATGACCAGCAATTCAGCACAACCGCCTGGGGTAAAGTTTCAACAAAATCAACCGTAACATACGCATTCAACACTTCAAGCGGTTCAAGAAACCGTCAAGACGTTGGTCTTAACGGTTTGAGTAGCATAGAGGAGCAAACTTATGGTGCATACGCAGACTATCTTTCACAAGTTAAAGGTAAGGTATCAGCAGAAGTATATGATAGCATTTTTGCGAGTCCAAGTAACGACCGATACCACTACTTCAGAGGTTCTGACTACGACAATCTCAGATTAGGTATTCTTGACCGTTATAAATATATTAACGGAACCAACGGAAACTCTCCAGACTCAGATAATAGCCCAGAAAGTTATAGTACTGCATATAAGACTACTCCCGATTGTGAAGACATCAACCAAGACTACACGCTGAACGAATACGAAAAATACTTCCAATACCATGTGAAGATTGATCCTTCTTCTATGCAAGTAGGCCAGAACTACATTGTCGACAGCCGTACGACTTCTCCGAAGACGCGCGACGGCAACACTAAAGAAGTAACATGGTATCTGTTCCGTATTCCCGTTGACCAGTACGACAGCAAACAAGGCAATATAAACGATTTCAGTAGCATCCGCTTCATGCGTATGTTCCTTACGAATTTCAAGGAACCTGTTGTTCTTCGTTTTGCCACATTCAATCTTGTACATGGCGAATGGCGCAACTATGAACAGGCGCTTTACAACGGCGAGACACCTTCAACGAGCGGAACACTTGCAGCGAGCAGTGTCGGATTCGAAGAGAACGCCGACAAAACACCTGTAAACTATGTTATTCCGCCAGGTATTACACGTGTCGTAACTCCCGGACAAAGCCAAATTCTTGAGAATGACGAACAGTCATTAAGCCTGGTTGTAGAAAATCTTGCAACAGGCGATGCACGTGCAGTCTATAAGAACACATATCTCGACTTGCGTAATTACAAACATGTACAAATGTTTGCACATGCCAACGCACTTGCGGGCGACCCCAACCTTCAGGATGGAGAAATCAGTATTTTCTTACGTTTGGGTACTGACTTCAAGAACAACTTCTACGAATATGAAGTTCCGCTGAAAGTAACTCCAGAGGGTAAATACACACAAGGCACGAAGGGTGCGACGATAGTATGGCCCGAAGAAAACATGATAGACATCGACTTCGAGTTGCTTACAGACATCAAGAAGAAACGCAACCTTCAAAAGAGCCTTGGTATGGCAAGTTATGGCAGTTTATATAGCGAATACGATCCCAACAAACCTGCCAACAAAGTCAGTGTGATGGGTAATCCGTCGATAGGTGATGTACGCGTAATAATGATTGGTGTGCGAAACAACTCTCGTTCTACAAAGAGTGCAGAAGTCTGGGCGAATGAACTTCGTTTGCAAAACTACTCAAATCATGGTGGTTGGGCAGCAAGAGCCAATCTTAATCTACAACTTAGCGATTTTGCCACCATTAACTTGTCCGGTCACCATGAAACAGAGGGTTTTGGTGGTCTTGAGGAAACTGTAAACCAGCGTCGGAACGACAATCTTACAGAGTTCTCCATGACTACTAACGTGCAATTAGGCAAGTTGCTTCCTGAAAAAGCAAAACTGAACGCACCACTCTATTATAGTTACAGCAAGTCGAAATCTTCTCCCAGATACAACCCTCTTGATACTGACATGGAGATGGAAGATGCCCTTGATGGTCTGGCATCGAAACACGAAAAAGATTCACTTCGCAACATAACCGACAGAGTTGTTACAAACAAAAACTTCAGTCTTACTGGTCTGAGGTTCAACATCGCCACGAAAAACCATCCTATGCCATACGACCCTGCCAACTTTACGTTCGGTTTTGCCACAAGTCGCAGATATACCACAGGCGAGACAACAGTGTGGGAATTGGATCAGGATTGGAAATACTCTTTCGCATACGCATGGTCTCCTGTATATAAGACATTTGAACCCTTCAAGAAACTGAAAAGCAAGAGTAAGTGGTTTACAATACTTAAAGAACTTGGTTTCAACTATCTGCCACAGAGCATAACATTCAACAGCGACATCACCCGCAGTTACTATGAATTCCAAGAGCGCGACATAGAAAATCTTGACAACAAGAGTTTGCCTTTATCATGGAGCAGCGACTTTTTCTGGAACAGGAACTTTGCCATACGCTGGGACTTCACAAAGAATCTGCATGCCAGTTTCACGTCTGCAACAGACGCGGAGATACAACAGCCATATACTGCTGTAAACAAGGATCTATTCCCCGACAGATATAGTGCATGGAAAGATTCTGTGTGGCACAGCATCCAACACATGGGAACACCGTTGACATACCAACAAGCCTTTGAAGCGAGTTACAAACTTCCCATCAATAAGATACCTATTTTCGACTGGATTACAAGCGATGTAAGTTATACTGCCAACTATAACTGGACTCGCGGCTCAGATCTCGATGACGGCACTTCGTTGGGCAACACGATTGCTAATTCACGAAATATCAATGTCAATGGAAGACTTAACTTCGAAACATTATATAATCACGTACCATTCTTAAAAGAAGCCAATCAAAAGTTTAACGGTCAAGGTAAGAGATCTCCTACAAAGAAGCCCACACCAAAGCCTAAAGCCAAGACTGATAAGAAAGACGAAAAGAACGATGACAAAGACGGGAAAGACGGTAAAACTACCGTGAAAGGAGGAAGCCGTCCTAATCCGAACCGCTTTGAGAAGGAAGTGCAACTTTTAGCAGACACTACGATAACGATTTCGCACAACAAGAAGTCGAAGAAAATTCGTGTCAATGCGATAACAGAAGATGGCAAGCGTTACCCTGTGAAATACAAGATTAAGGACAACAACAGCATTGTTCTTAAAACTTCAAGCAAGGACTCTGTAAAAATAAAACTAACAGTTACCGCCACACCGCCTCGCAACAAGAACACCAAAGCATACAATTTTGCCCTTGGCGCAGCCAGATTTGCCATGATGCTGCGAAATGTCAGTGTCAGTTACAAAAACACTTTCAATATGAGCATACCCGGTTTCCTGCCAAACGTTGGCGACATTTTTGGTCAGAGAAGTAATGGCGGCATGCTTGCTCCTGGGCTGGATTTCGGTTTTGGATTTGTTGACGATAAATATATAGAGAAAGCAGCAGACAGGGGCTGGTTGATGCGCAGCGACAGTATTATTACGCCTGCAGCGACGTCGTTCACAGAAGATTTGCAAATTAGGGCAACTCTTGAGCCTATTCCCAACTTAAAAATCGATTTGTCAGCAACTCGCAACATCAATCGCTCAAAGAGCATTCAATATATGTATGAAGGTATGCCCACCACCCAGACTGGTTCTTTCACAATGACAACCATCAGTTTGAATAGTGCTTTTGCATCTATGGGCAATGCCGACAACAACTATAGCAACAAGACTTTCAACAAATTCGTGGCATCTTTGCCTCGTTACCAAAGTCGTGTTGAAGGACAGTACGCCCATGCCATATATCCTGAAAACTCATCGTTTGCAGGACAAGAGTTCAATCCTGAAAATGGTACGGTAAGTCCCTATTCAGGAGATGTCATGATACCGGCTTTCCTTAATGCATACACGATGAGCGGCTCTTCACTTGAGTTCTTCCCTGCCCTCAAGAAACTTCTTCCCAACTGGTCGATTACTTACAGCGGCTTATCCAAACTTAATGCTTTTAAACGTGTATTCAAGAGTTTCAATCTCAATCATTCTTATAAAAGCATATATTCTGTAGGCAGTTATAGCACCTATACAAGTTTCCAACAGTTTATGAATGGTTTAGGATTTGTAAATGATGTAACGTCGGGAACTCCCATTCCTTCTTCGATGTTCGACATTTCGACGGTAAGCCTTAATGAGACATTCTCACCTCTTTTCGGTGTTGACATGACATTCTTAAACAATCTGACCGCTAAAGTGGAGTGGCGACATACTCGTGTGGTTAATCTTTCAATGACATCCCAGCAAATTACGGAAACGATGTCGAATGACTTCGTCATTGGTTTTGGCTACAAGGTACAAGGTTTGAAATTGTTCCAACCGAAGCGCACCGTCCGCACTAAACGCACGAACGGCAAGAAAACAGATGACGAAGAAAACAATAAGAGCAGAACGACAAACAGCAGGAACAGCAGAAACAGTTGGTCGAGTGACCTCAATTTGAAACTTGACATTTCATTGAGAAACCAATCTGCCATCCAGCGCAACATACAAACCATATTAAGCCAGGCAACAAGTGGCAACCAGGCCGTTCAAATCAGTTTCAGTGCAGAATATGCCTTGAGCAGATACCTCTCTCTGACAGCATATTACGACAGGAACATGAACAAGCCCTTGCTTACATCATCCAGTTATCCTATTACTACACAAGACTTCGGTGTGAGTTTGAAGTTCTCGTTGTCGCGATAA
- the porU gene encoding type IX secretion system sortase PorU has protein sequence MKRISTIITAFILALASYAQEFVTLSSEDYPVGTWFEGLVEGVTEVSLQYPELEKLTSRERKELKSQGLTVGENPVPEFHVAYSRKKPVLEIRLLPFVQREGTYYRIKSILVTPKKKSENRIKLKDASKASRYAEHSVLSQGTWVKIHVSEEGIYQMTTSQLSRMGFTDINKIKVYGYGGRSIPESFNFSGYDALTDDLEEIPLYRTNSKVMFFAEGVIRWTYQNGSKKWTHRQNPYSKYSYYFVTQGDNPLTLNTLAAEATTTSIDTVRSYNTIDNDAYSVYPGGREFLDSYDFSSGQSKTYTLHAPGAVENSPAIVDIAFSASSNMSSTALTTTLNGSTLGTLSVPMYGENESGRLVVGSFNTTNITSSNNIKLQTSNNNTSRLDYIRVNYTRRLDATDNGYSFSPNIFGAVNITIANATSNTEVWRIGRKGINAARVSTALSGSTLTANLPDGLERYVIVNLNEEYPSPDSDGTIANQDLHGDATPYDMVIITPSSGILDEQAKRIADLHSTSDGMKVKVVQAGTLYNEFSGGTPDASAYRLYMKMLYDRASTDDDMPKYLLLFGDCLWDNRGVTSTGKNYNLNNFLLSYENNIGTSTSISLGSLNTYPCDDYFGLLDDGEGSNILREKTDLGIGRIPCHDAATAKILVDKIIAYSNNEHTGSWKEMVVFLADNGDNNMHMKDTESTVETFTDATNDKFVVRKIYQDAYRRVTSATGNTFPEATSALKALMQNGALMFNYTGHGSPHQLSHANLLKEEDFSENASPNLPIWVFASCEITPIDQQEEDIGRRALFNPNGGAISVMCSSRAVYASYNRALNKAFCKYVFNFDKDGRQYTMGDAIRLCKNDLVSSSDDVTSNKLKYALLGDPALKVAIPKYDIILDSINGVALQRSSFIQLKAGQLVRFSGHIENLPNFNGVLTATIYDHEETITCKNNDGSADTPMKYTTRQTIIYEGNDSVSNGKFSLTTVIPRGISYTEDAAQIALYAVSNDRLTEAHGKNEQFYLYGTDTSTVKDTLGPKIQPYLNDPEFIYGGMVGQDILFGATITDETGIDVTGNILGHDMELVIDGKTSDTYILNKYFTYDFSSYNSGTVTYQLTGIEPGHHTLTFRAWDVCDNSSTAVLSFVVTENLNSEFDIYATNNPSRTNTNFVVSNIDTSTGNTEVEIEVYDVFGRRVWAKTVNTEGSPYCTTTWNLSTTTGMPLPAGIYIYRAKTHGNETDGKKIIIIK, from the coding sequence ATGAAAAGGATTTCTACCATAATAACAGCATTTATTCTTGCACTTGCCAGTTATGCGCAAGAGTTTGTTACACTTTCATCAGAGGACTATCCCGTGGGCACATGGTTTGAAGGGTTAGTTGAGGGTGTTACAGAGGTGTCTTTGCAATATCCTGAACTTGAGAAACTAACTTCAAGAGAACGCAAGGAATTGAAGTCGCAGGGGCTGACAGTAGGCGAAAATCCCGTGCCAGAATTTCATGTTGCCTATTCACGCAAAAAGCCTGTTCTAGAAATACGTCTCTTACCTTTTGTTCAACGTGAAGGAACCTATTATAGGATTAAGTCTATTCTCGTTACACCGAAGAAGAAATCAGAAAATCGCATAAAACTGAAGGACGCGTCAAAAGCCTCTCGTTATGCTGAACATTCAGTGCTGTCTCAAGGCACTTGGGTAAAAATCCACGTATCAGAAGAGGGTATTTACCAAATGACGACATCCCAACTTTCAAGAATGGGATTTACTGACATCAACAAGATAAAAGTTTATGGTTATGGAGGGCGCAGTATTCCGGAATCATTCAATTTTTCGGGTTATGATGCTCTTACGGACGACTTGGAAGAGATTCCTTTATACCGCACAAACAGTAAAGTAATGTTCTTCGCAGAAGGCGTTATTCGCTGGACTTATCAGAACGGCAGCAAAAAATGGACACACCGACAGAATCCCTATTCAAAGTATTCCTATTACTTCGTAACACAAGGAGACAATCCTCTGACGCTGAACACTCTTGCTGCTGAAGCAACTACTACTTCCATCGACACTGTCCGTTCATATAATACGATAGACAATGATGCTTATTCCGTTTATCCTGGCGGCAGGGAGTTTTTAGACAGTTATGATTTTTCTTCGGGACAGAGCAAGACCTATACTCTTCATGCCCCTGGTGCAGTTGAGAATTCTCCTGCTATTGTTGACATCGCATTCAGTGCGAGTAGCAATATGTCATCAACAGCACTGACAACCACACTTAATGGTTCCACGCTTGGCACGCTTAGTGTCCCGATGTATGGTGAGAACGAGAGTGGGCGTCTTGTGGTTGGTTCTTTCAATACAACGAATATTACCTCATCGAACAACATCAAATTGCAGACGAGCAACAACAACACGTCTCGGCTTGATTATATCAGAGTAAACTATACGAGGCGATTGGACGCAACAGATAATGGTTATTCTTTCAGTCCTAACATTTTTGGTGCCGTCAACATAACGATAGCAAACGCTACTTCAAATACAGAAGTCTGGCGCATTGGCAGAAAAGGCATAAACGCTGCTCGTGTTTCGACTGCGTTGTCCGGTTCTACCCTTACAGCCAATTTACCTGATGGACTGGAACGATATGTGATAGTTAATCTGAATGAGGAATACCCATCACCAGATAGTGATGGGACTATCGCCAATCAGGATTTACATGGCGATGCCACACCATACGATATGGTTATCATCACTCCCTCAAGCGGCATTCTTGATGAACAGGCAAAACGTATTGCAGACCTACACAGCACTAGTGATGGGATGAAGGTAAAAGTCGTACAAGCCGGAACTCTATATAATGAGTTTTCAGGAGGCACACCTGATGCCAGCGCATACAGACTTTACATGAAGATGCTTTACGACCGTGCTTCAACAGACGATGATATGCCCAAGTATCTTCTGCTGTTTGGAGATTGCCTTTGGGACAATCGTGGTGTTACGTCAACTGGTAAGAACTATAACCTGAATAATTTCCTCCTTTCGTACGAAAACAACATCGGAACTTCAACAAGTATATCGTTGGGTTCGCTCAACACCTATCCCTGCGATGACTATTTTGGTCTTTTGGACGATGGGGAAGGCAGCAACATTCTTCGAGAAAAGACTGACCTAGGTATTGGAAGAATCCCTTGTCATGATGCAGCCACCGCCAAGATACTTGTTGACAAGATTATAGCCTACAGCAATAATGAGCATACAGGCAGTTGGAAAGAGATGGTTGTCTTCCTTGCAGATAATGGCGACAACAACATGCACATGAAAGACACTGAAAGTACCGTTGAGACCTTTACTGATGCTACCAACGACAAGTTTGTAGTCAGGAAGATATATCAAGATGCCTACAGGCGTGTAACGAGTGCAACAGGAAACACATTCCCGGAAGCCACATCCGCCTTAAAGGCCTTGATGCAGAATGGTGCTTTAATGTTCAATTACACGGGGCATGGTTCTCCTCATCAACTTTCTCATGCCAATCTGCTGAAGGAAGAAGACTTCAGCGAAAACGCTTCTCCAAACTTGCCAATATGGGTTTTCGCTTCCTGTGAAATCACTCCTATTGATCAGCAGGAAGAAGATATAGGTCGTCGTGCTTTGTTTAACCCAAACGGTGGTGCCATAAGTGTTATGTGTTCTTCACGTGCTGTTTATGCCAGTTATAACCGTGCTCTGAACAAGGCATTTTGCAAGTATGTATTCAATTTTGACAAAGATGGACGTCAATATACTATGGGTGATGCCATCCGTCTTTGCAAAAACGATCTCGTCAGTTCAAGCGACGACGTAACTTCCAACAAACTGAAATATGCCCTTCTCGGAGACCCAGCACTGAAGGTCGCCATACCTAAGTATGACATCATTCTTGACAGCATAAATGGTGTGGCTTTACAACGTAGCAGTTTCATACAACTCAAAGCCGGTCAGTTAGTACGTTTCAGTGGTCACATCGAAAACCTTCCCAATTTCAATGGTGTTCTTACGGCTACGATTTACGATCATGAAGAAACAATTACCTGTAAGAACAACGATGGCAGTGCTGACACTCCCATGAAGTACACAACACGCCAAACAATCATCTATGAAGGCAACGACAGTGTTTCAAACGGTAAATTTAGTTTAACTACCGTTATTCCTCGCGGTATCAGTTACACAGAAGATGCGGCGCAAATTGCATTGTATGCCGTTAGCAATGACAGACTTACAGAAGCCCATGGTAAAAACGAGCAATTCTACCTTTATGGCACCGATACATCAACAGTTAAAGATACGTTGGGTCCCAAAATCCAACCTTATCTCAATGATCCGGAGTTTATTTATGGAGGCATGGTAGGTCAAGACATTTTATTCGGTGCAACCATTACTGATGAGACTGGAATTGATGTAACGGGTAACATTTTGGGTCATGATATGGAATTGGTTATTGATGGGAAGACTTCCGACACTTATATTCTAAATAAATACTTCACCTACGATTTCAGCAGTTACAACAGCGGGACTGTAACTTATCAACTGACAGGCATCGAGCCGGGTCATCACACACTTACTTTCCGTGCTTGGGATGTATGCGACAATTCGAGTACAGCAGTTTTAAGTTTTGTTGTTACAGAGAACCTAAATTCAGAATTTGACATTTATGCCACAAACAATCCTTCGCGAACAAATACCAATTTCGTTGTATCAAACATAGATACATCAACAGGAAACACTGAAGTTGAGATTGAAGTTTATGACGTATTTGGAAGACGTGTTTGGGCAAAGACTGTCAATACTGAAGGTAGTCCATATTGCACCACGACCTGGAACCTCAGCACCACTACAGGGATGCCACTTCCGGCAGGTATCTACATATATCGCGCCAAAACTCACGGCAACGAAACTGATGGGAAAAAGATTATCATAATAAAATAG